From Nyctibius grandis isolate bNycGra1 chromosome 27, bNycGra1.pri, whole genome shotgun sequence, one genomic window encodes:
- the RBM15 gene encoding RNA-binding protein 15 encodes MKGKERSPAKAKRSRGGGGGEDSASSSSSARGERSSKKPSGSGGSNGSGGKAAAAAAASTESNSGSSRRGPHADKAGRAGSREYEAGAAAAAAGGGGSRHSYGGGSGKTAEASRSSSSRGGGGESRAAAAAPSSSSSESGGGEYKTLKISELGSALSDEAVEDGLFHEFKRFGDVSVKISRLPPGTGAADERVAFVNFRRPEDARAAKHARGRLVLYDRPLKIEAVYVGGGGGSSRRRSSRSPALLDKESPYGTAAIGVAAAAAAAVRHPPAGATQRALSPAGSGGALGYRDYRLQQLALGRLPPPPPLPRELERERDYGGFYEARVRQAYGLERVAGVAAASAFRGGGGGAGAAGEEEISPEDDQRANRTLFLGNLDITVSESDLRRAFDRFGVITEVDIKRPGRGQTSTYGFLKFENLDMAHRAKLAMSGKVLLRNPIKIGYGKATPTTRLWVGGLGPWVPLAALAREFDRFGTIRTIDYRKGDSWAYIQYESLDAAQAACTHMRGFPLGGPDRRLRVDFADTEHRFQQAYLQPLPLPPPAHYELVAEAAAFGAHRGAPPDPLRGARDRTPPLLYRDRDRDLYPETEWVPPPPPVRDRSNRAAAYDPLESLERRRDGWSLERDRGERELGSSSRDQPRKRRLAEDGGRHLDRSPDSERSSSSRKRHCLATTSPPDRSPELLGGRERYSSDPERSSSRLLLLERPSPVRESRRGSLERGQNEKRDRKNSAERERKHRASAAAAAQECKSPAKKDERATEGGGGGSRLKPPPQKQQQDGASQAGGAPKLCLAWQGMLLLKNSNFPSNMHLLQGDLGVASSLLVEGATGGKVAQLKITQRLRLDQPKLDEVNRRIKVAGPNGYAILLAVPGSSDNRSAAGAAEAATTSTQRPLRNLVSYLKQKQAAGVISLPVGGNKDKENSGVLHAFPPCDFSQQFLDSTAKALAKSEDDYLVMIIVRGAS; translated from the coding sequence atGAAGGGCAAGGAGCGCTCGCCGGCTAAAGCGAAGCGttcgcggggcggcgggggcggcgagGACTCGGCGTCCTCCTCCTCGTCGGCGCGGGGCGAGCGGAGCAGCAAGAAGCCGAGCGGCTCCGGCGGCTCTAACGGTAGCGGCGGGaaagcggcggcggcagcggcggcctCCACCGAGAGCAACAGCGGGAGCAGCCGGCGCGGCCCGCATGCGGACAAGGCCGGCCGCGCCGGCAGCCGCGAGTACgaggccggggcggcggcggcggcggcgggcggcgggggcagccggCACAGCtacggcggcggcagcggcaaAACGGCGGAGGCGTCgcggagcagcagcagccgcggCGGTGGGGGTGAGTCCCGAGCAGCGGCTGCGGCtccgtcctcctcctcctccgagTCTGGCGGCGGGGAGTACAAGACGCTGAAGATCAGCGAGCTGGGCTCGGCGCTGAGCGACGAGGCGGTGGAGGACGGGCTCTTCCACGAGTTCAAACGCTTCGGAGACGTGAGCGTCAAAATCAGCCGCCTCCCTCCCGGTACCGGCGCCGCCGACGAGCGCGTGGCCTTTGTCAACTTCCGCCGGCCGGAGGACGCCCGTGCCGCCAAGCACGCCCGCGGCCGCCTCGTGCTCTACGACCGCCCGCTGAAAATCGAGGCCGTCTACGTCGGGGGTGGCGGAGGGAGCAGCCGGCGACGCAGCAGCCGTTCCCCGGCGCTGCTGGACAAGGAGTCTCCCTACGGCACGGCAGCCATAGGGGTGGCGGCCGCCGCGGCAGCGGCTGTGCGGCACCCTCCGGCTGGAGCCACGCAGCGGGCTTTGTCACCCGCCGGTAGCGGCGGGGCCCTGGGTTATCGAGACTACCGGCTGCAGCAGCTCGCCCTAGGCCGCTTGCCGCCTCCGCCCCCTCTGCCCAGGGAgttggagagggagagggactaCGGGGGGTTCTACGAAGCGCGAGTGCGGCAGGCCTATGGGCTGGAGCGGGTGGCCGGTGTGGCGGCTGCCAGCGCCTTTcgtggaggaggagggggtgctggagctgctggcgAGGAGGAGATCAGCCCCGAGGATGACCAGAGAGCCAACCGCACGTTGTTCTTGGGCAACCTGGACATCACTGTGAGCGAGTCAGATTTACGCCGAGCTTTTGACCGTTTTGGGGTCATCACTGAGGTGGACATCAAGAGGCCGGGGCGCGGGCAGACCAGCACGTATGGTTTTCTTAAATTTGAAAATCTGGACATGGCGCACCGGGCCAAGTTGGCCATGTCAGGAAAGGTGCTTCTGCGCAACCCCATCAAGATTGGGTATGGTAAAGCCACTCCGACTACCAGGCTCTGGGTGGGTGGCCTTGGGCCCTGGGTGCCCCTCGCTGCCCTGGCCAGGGAGTTTGATCGGTTTGGCACCATTCGCACTATTGATTACCGCAAAGGTGATTCGTGGGCCTATATCCAGTATGAAAGCCTGGACGCGGCGCAGGCAGCCTGCACCCACATGCGTGGTTTTCCCTTGGGTGGGCCAGATCGCCGGCTCCGCGTAGACTTCGCTGACACCGAGCATCGGTTCCAGCAGGCCTACCTGCAGCCTCTGCCCTTGCCACCCCCTGCTCATTACGAGCTCGTGGCGGAGGCGGCTGCTTTTGGGGCTCACCGGGGAGCCCCACCTGATCCTCTTCGGGGGGCCCGGGACAGGACGCCACCGTTACTCTATAGAGACCGCGACAGAGACCTTTATCCTGAGACAGagtgggtgccccccccaccccctgtaCGGGATAGGAGTAATCGCGCAGCTGCCTATGACCCACTGGAAAGCCTCGAGCGCCGCCGGGATGGTTGGTCCTTGGAGCGGGACCGAGGGGAGAGGGAATTGGGCAGTAGTAGTAGGGATCAGCCTAGGAAACGGAGACTGGCAGAGGATGGAGGCCGGCACTTGGACCGCTCTCCAGACAGTGAACGCTCTTCTTCCTCTCGCAAGCGTCACTGTTTAGCCACAACGTCTCCACCGGACCGCAGCCCCGAGCTCCTCGGAGGGAGGGAGCGTTACAGTAGTGACCCCGAGCGCTCGTCCTCCCGCTTGCTCCTGTTGGAGCGACCCTCGCCTGTCCGGGAATCGCGCAGGGGCAGCCTGGAGCGGGGTCAGAACGAAAAGCGCGACCGCAAGAATTCCGCCGAACGGGAGCGGAAGCATCGCGCTTCTGCGGCAGCCGCCGCGCAGGAGTGCAAAAGCCCAGCCAAAAAGGATGAACGTGCTACGGAAGGAGGCGGCGGAGGCTCCCGCCTCAAACCTCCTcctcagaaacagcagcaggacGGAGCGTCGCAGGCCGGGGGAGCCCCCAAGCTGTGCTTGGCTTGGCAGGGGATGCTTCTGCTGAAGAACAGCAACTTCCCGTCCAATATGCATCTGCTTCAGGGGGACCTCGGTGTTGCCAGCAGTCTCCTCGTGGAGGGAGCGACTGGTGGGAAAGTAGCTCAGCTCAAGATCACCCAACGTCTTCGTCTGGACCAGCCCAAGCTAGACGAGGTCAATCGTCGCATCAAAGTGGCGGGTCCCAATGGCTACGCCATCCTTTTGGCTGTGCCCGGCTCCTCAGACAACCGCTCCGCAGCCGGAGCTGCTGAGgctgccaccacctccacccAGAGGCCACTCAGGAATCTGGTGTCCTATCTAAAGCAAAAGCAGGCTGCTGGGGTGATCAGCCTCCCTGTGGGGGGTAACAAAGACAAGGAGAACAGCGGGGTCCTGCACGCCTTTCCGCCCTGCGATTTCTCCCAGCAGTTCCTGGACTCCACGGCCAAGGCACTGGCCAAATCAGAGGACGACTATCTGGTCATGATCATTGTCCGTGGGGCGTCCTAA